One window of Nostoc sp. C052 genomic DNA carries:
- a CDS encoding mercuric reductase — MTNSEFERVTVRPVDEYNQKLLSYVHPPNWVNPQPADVYDLVVIGAGTAGLVVAAGAAGLDLGLKVALIEKHLMGGDCLNVGCVPSKTIIRSARVVGEILNAKDLGVNIPQHNIDVDFSKVMARMRRVRADISHNDSAERFQNLGVDVFLGSGRFASKNTVEVGDKTLKFKKAVIATGARAAQLAIPGIEQAGYLTNETVFSLIQRPEYLAVIGGGPIGCELAQAFRRLGCEVVLFHSGSHLLNKEDAEAAKILQKVLISEGIRVVLNSKLEEVVTVTEGKRLYFSSNGHRDSVTVDEILVGAGRSPNVENLNLEAVGVEYDKRQGVKVNDYLQTTNPKIYAAGDICMNWKFTHAADAAARIVIKNTLFSPFGLGRSKLSNLVMPWVTYTDPEIAHVGLYEHEAQKLGIEVTTIKIPFSSVDRAIADDEESGFLKIYHKKGSDEIIGATIVASHAGEMISEVTTAIVNKIGLSKLSSVIHPYPTQAEAIKKAADAYRRTLLTSNTKKLLGFLTKFS, encoded by the coding sequence ATGACCAATTCTGAATTCGAGAGAGTCACAGTTCGCCCAGTGGATGAGTATAATCAAAAGTTGCTGTCTTACGTCCATCCACCAAATTGGGTTAATCCTCAACCCGCCGATGTTTACGATTTGGTAGTAATTGGTGCTGGTACGGCGGGATTAGTGGTGGCGGCGGGTGCAGCAGGTCTGGATTTGGGTTTAAAAGTAGCGTTGATTGAAAAGCATCTTATGGGTGGGGATTGCTTAAATGTTGGTTGCGTACCATCTAAAACTATTATTCGCTCTGCTCGCGTCGTTGGCGAAATCTTGAATGCTAAAGATTTAGGAGTTAATATTCCCCAACATAATATTGATGTTGATTTTTCCAAAGTTATGGCCAGGATGCGGCGGGTAAGAGCTGATATCAGCCATAATGACTCGGCGGAGCGGTTTCAAAACTTGGGTGTCGATGTCTTTTTGGGTAGTGGTCGATTTGCAAGTAAAAATACCGTGGAAGTTGGCGATAAAACCCTCAAGTTTAAAAAAGCTGTAATTGCGACTGGCGCAAGAGCTGCACAACTGGCGATTCCGGGAATTGAACAGGCAGGTTATCTGACGAATGAGACGGTTTTTTCTCTGATTCAACGGCCGGAATATTTGGCGGTGATTGGTGGCGGCCCCATTGGTTGCGAATTGGCGCAAGCTTTTCGGCGTTTGGGTTGTGAGGTGGTGCTTTTCCATAGTGGTTCTCATCTTCTCAATAAGGAAGACGCTGAGGCTGCTAAAATTCTCCAAAAGGTTTTGATTAGCGAAGGCATTCGGGTAGTACTGAATTCCAAGTTGGAAGAAGTGGTAACTGTCACTGAGGGAAAACGGCTTTACTTTTCTAGCAATGGTCATCGAGATTCGGTGACTGTCGATGAAATTTTAGTCGGTGCGGGGCGATCGCCAAATGTCGAAAATCTAAATTTAGAAGCTGTGGGTGTAGAATATGACAAGCGCCAAGGTGTGAAGGTAAATGATTATCTCCAAACAACCAATCCTAAAATTTATGCAGCTGGCGATATCTGCATGAACTGGAAGTTTACCCATGCTGCTGATGCCGCAGCGCGCATTGTAATTAAAAATACCCTGTTTTCTCCCTTTGGTTTGGGACGCTCGAAACTCAGTAATCTGGTGATGCCTTGGGTAACTTATACTGACCCAGAAATTGCTCACGTAGGGTTGTATGAACACGAGGCGCAAAAATTAGGTATTGAGGTGACAACAATTAAAATACCTTTTAGTAGTGTAGACCGAGCGATCGCAGATGATGAAGAGTCAGGATTTCTCAAAATCTACCATAAAAAGGGTTCTGATGAAATTATTGGTGCAACTATTGTTGCCAGTCACGCAGGTGAGATGATTTCAGAGGTGACTACGGCAATTGTAAATAAAATCGGTTTGAGTAAATTAAGCAGTGTAATTCATCCTTATCCCACTCAAGCCGAAGCAATTAAAAAAGCGGCTGACGCTTATCGTCGAACACTCTTGACATCAAATACCAAAAAATTGTTGGGATTTTTGACAAAGTTCTCTTAA